The Rosa chinensis cultivar Old Blush chromosome 7, RchiOBHm-V2, whole genome shotgun sequence DNA segment aaggaaaacataccatgttttcccaaaacagtacattcttttcccaaaagaaacaataaaggtcacaccgtgaccaaatcatataaattgaaaactctgacaattaaatatgataaacaagtcctcccaggacatttaaaagaaagaatccccgaaactcccttttaaaacacgtactcaaatcaacacaagtcaccccgtgacaaaatcataataattgaaactccaacaattaaatatgatacacaagtcctcccagtacatttaaaagaaagaatccccgaaactctcttttaaaaacacgtactcatgagcatcagatagctccccgctatcccccatgatgtaccaacaacaaatcagtccaacttagacacacaacacaacaacacagattcaccacgaagccactaatacatgaatacatatgtatatatatatatatatcccataatatatatatatatatatatgtacacacatagtcattcactcagaaatgccaccaatacatgaatacatatgtatatatatatatatatatatcccataatatatatatatatatatgtacacacataatcattcactcagaaatgccactaataccatctatagtcacagttaattccataactcaaagacaacatggtaactaggctcataacacagataaatcattggtcaccatctgcaacctatcaccgtctgtgactcttggttttcataccccgtctggtcttagaaccaaccgttggtcacaatctgcgacccatgcttttcagaccccgtctggtctcaagtcaacgttaagtaagtcacacctgacctaaaaacgttacgaccatctagttccgactttccccatccctgctcaccatctgtgacccttggtacaaggaccaatacatttaaaatgagtcacgcttgactccaaaatgtaacatcaaactcaatacttttcaaacaatagaaaacatctttttccacaatattgtttctatgaaaagtcccattcaacaataatatgaacctatcatgcatattattcatcacacatcttccacaagaatatatatatatatatatatatatatatcacataaatatatatatacgtagtcattcgctcaggaatgcctgctaataccaactatagtttgcagttaaataattaacgccaaaacgataatggtaattctgttcattaatgaaccttgtgagattactcacctcgaaactcctgctgcatcTTCAATGCAGAACAAGgtagccacaccacaaaacaaccgttcaaggatacctcgtcaagtacctaatcacaatcggtttccacttagtaacaattcataaacgatttaagtccgaaacccctgttttgaactaaaatccgcaaagtgacgccaattgaggcgaaaccacatccgagaccacccaatgtctccagaatacatctacgatagatatgccaaaaccacaagtcgatcggatagtcggatcctcacggatcgaaacatcgaacggtccgaaaccgtaaaaaccctaacatgctcatacgatctccaaaaattacaaacaatatatccaaatgctcatatcgacgagtagatcgaactcaggaacagaaaccatccctgaggtggccggaaaccgcctgaaaacaccaccacagtggcggcactgccgccggaccaaagtcagaatttgacaaaactcccaacaccaaagttcttcatatcaactccaatttaaactttcataactacaccaaagtccaaatatgaaccaatcgatcgaattttaccttagaacaaaataGCTCGATTGAAatcctagaatttcaattccaaaattcgacctccacgagttgaatcgatgcaagccaccttgtgggaagcatcaacgtcctccaagctccaaaagccctcaagaatcacccgCAAAGGTGACCGGAATCGGAAGTTCCGATCAAGGTGATTTCACCCCCGAAGCGGCCACTTCCAGTCGATGTAACTCCCTCCACAGctcgaatctctcttcaatccttccacagacctcaagaggggattgggacgagcaaaacccacttttgaattgaagaaaacggtggccggaggagcgagAACGACGCCGGCGAAGTGGAGGCTGCGTGCAGGCTCGAGAGAGAGCTGGGTTTCCGTTTTTTGAAATctggccttctttgcaatttccggaaaatttcgtccttttctaccaaaatggaaagtttttccgaagcccataacttcttcatacgaactccgattctcgcgttccgcatgtctacaaactcgtatcgacgcgctctacaactttcgtgaaggaagttttcagagaatctcaacgtatcaaaagtcaaccttgaaacccccccctaattccacactttacgaataaaaattcgtccgaaacacttccgctccgtccacgagccacgaaaccgtctgaTACCCACATTTTAAATTCtagaaaatcctcagaaaataaatacaaatttccggggcatcacatcgCCTTAACCCCTTAGTCATAACTTCTTACTCTGACTAGCCACCGCACGTGCTACACGCACCGGCGACAGCGTGTGAGCCACCCAACACCACCGTGAGGGATACCAGCTTACTCCCCTTCATTTGGTAAGCTGGATTTTTATCCCTTCTTCTTAGTATGGGTTTCTAGTTTGATCTAGATTGAAAACCCTAACTCTATTCCTTAATTTGAAACCTGTGAGGATTGTGGAATCTGCGTTTTGGAGATTTTGGAGGAGGGAGAAACTGTTGGTTCAGCCTAATTGGTATTGGAGATTGGTAAGGCTAGGATTTCTGAACTCTGTTTTGGATGAAAGATTGGTTAAGAATTGGACTGTTGATCTTATTATATCTGTTAGGTGTCCAAAACAATTGTTGGAGTTGGATTACAGCTAGGACGGAATTGGTTTCcgagttggagaagaagagatGGTAAGTTTTGGTCTCTGCCCATCCAGCGGCTTTGGTGTGGTGATAGTAAAATTCTAATGGTTGTTATCGAATGGAATGAAATTGGTATGCTGCTTGACTGGTTAATGCTCCTTTGAGTGATAGATTGTTGAGAATTTAGCTTAAATGTGGACAAGTATGAAATGGCTAAATGTGTAAAGAAGATTGGTTTTATTAGCTAAAGTGATGGCGGAGTTTAAATTGTCATATTGTGAGGTAAATGGTTGTTGTGAAAGAAAATGAGGAGCTTGAGTAATTATCAACGTTGAGTGggattagaaaatgaaaatggtggattttatttgattgagTTAAATTAGGATATTGGATTAAAGTTGGTGAAACAAATTACAAATTGAATTACTCAAGTTGCCATATCCCGGAGCAAAACGAGATCATCAGGGAAAGGTAAATTAACctttgttttcttaaagtaaaaaTGCTAAACAAATAAAGGTGAAAGTGCCAAGTTTAATTGCCAAATCccgaatgattcaaatgctacatagatcatttggattatttagGAATGGTAAATGTATTTGTTGCTTAAGAAAGAAATGCTAGACAATGGCATCGAATATTTAATTCGAACTATATTATAGAAAGAAGCATAATCAACATATCCTAAATGGTTCAAAAGCTATATCATTTGAATTATTTGGGAATGGTTAAAaggttttatttattaaaggaTAATTGGTTAGACTTCAAGGAAACTAAATCAAAGCTCTGGTTGTTTGGTTAATATGCTATGATGATGTGGAGTTACTCATTAGTTTGAATTTATTTCTAAGCACTTGAGCGTGTGCACATGGAATTGGATGAAGTATTGGAAAAATCGGGAACGTACCTTTGTGTGGAtgagcactccatatccaggtagggtgagatgtcccttccttgttagagactTTTCTATAtacgtggaatgctctagtattgTATTATGTTGCCTGCAGGTACGTTTTTgattgttcattagtcgatgcctcgtgatacctgtgttttcataactgataattgttgatttcgaaaaccgaggctagacttgaaTGTTGAGATACTATACcctttgtatgtttgtacttgtgacctgaaagtgaatgggacctagatgcgtagattcctagggatcccacggtgtcgataaccgtgaacctccagaggggccgtgctcctatgtttgtcgaggaagagtgagtacagatagtgaaccagtcataggagactcagggccaggaaatggacactttcgctacttgtagtcacaaggactacagagtagttggctggttctaaaaggatgacgaaccaggtcggtcactgatttattttagtttagctggcaggtaagtatctcggagctccaaattatGTGAAACATACTTCATATGTTTAATAGAAGAGATAAATGTTTGCggttgcctctttttaaagtattttcgataaacgtgcacaatattatgtagtaaatattttcaagtatattatttttaaacctagcatggttgggtcggcccctactaagcatgcgaggacgaaagctcacccctacaacagtgtgcaggtttcaaGCATGTGGTAGGGGAGCGTAcagaggaggcacatggcccggcttaGCGCATTTCTCTTTGACTTTGTTAAAAGAGGGTTTTGGTCCCTTATCGAATTTTGaagtaaattatttatttacattttatttatttattttctactcacttatttacaaaatttcgggagacccgcaaccctggggcgcgtctctcacacttgtatttacttagtgatttgttatcTTCTAAATTGGGCCcctattgtaagcccaaatcctttagcccACTTTAAATTCTGTTTTGAAAATATGCTGTTCGGTTTCTAGaatgatttgtccaagaaagtgttttgtaaccAATAATctgaacccaaaaggccttgcgatttcgggttgatgagttatcgggatgtcattcgtgacgtgtcggtttctcattggatCAGGGTCgtggcgctgtgggacccccctctcgggtcaccacaccATATACGCTGCCACCTCCAAGGCTCCAACCATCAAATCCTGGTTCAAGATTTATGCCAAAATCTTTCTTACAACATCCTCAACAACTTTTACAACTACTACAAACTCTAATTTCAATTGAGCGAGTTGGAATTTATCTTGGAAGCTATGGGAATTGATTCTTCCTCCTCGCTCCAAATCGCTTCAAGCCGTTTGGAGGGTTTGATAAGCGCTTGATGCTCTTCAAAACCCAACTTGTTTCGTGATGAATGGTGGCTCAAAAATGGAGTTCTGGTCAAGTTAAGCGTGAGGCGAGCAAAGACCTTTTGAGCTTCAATGCGCTGCTGTGGGTGGCGCTTGGAAGGATGTGAGCCCGAAAACCAAACGAGCATGTGGAGGTGCTTCAAACAGCGTTGGTGCTGTGGTTTGAGGCAACCGGACCGCGGAGAACCCGTTAGGTTGCCGATTCGGGTTGGGCTGAGAGAAAATAGAATTAGGGTTTGGGTAAAACTGTACAAAATGGAAAACTTACCTATTTATACTAATGTTCGGAAATGGTACTCGAGATTTTTATATCATAACTTTcttatacgaactccgatttttccgtgttacatgtccacaaactcagtTTAACGTcatctacaattttcatgagaGAAGTTTTATCAAAAGGCGAATGGAACATAAAGTCAACTTTAGGAACCCCTTAAAAGTTTGAAACGAAGGTAAAAAGTAAGGATAATTGTCATTTACCATCTGGTAAACAGATAAATTTAGGTACGGGATGTAACATTAGTAGTTTGTGGCTTTATGCTGATAATATATTGCTACCATTTTCTGGTAGGACAAGGTGGGCTATGTCTCAATCTACACACCTTACATGTGTGCCTTGGTTGTTCTACATAGCTGGCAAGTTCCTTGCTTCATCAAATGGTCGCAAGTCGCTAGTAGCaagatgaaactaagtgtcgctTGTCTTGAATCTGATTGGCAACATAGTAAGAAAGCTGCACTAGTTGTACTGATGCTTCGTgttcgagttatctttccgttatgtcaccgttGTGTCAAAACAAATAAAGTAACTAGTAAAACACTATTTACTAGTTGGTGCATGttaaaatacatatattttGTGGAAACTCCTGCTATTATGTCGGGACCTTTTTTAGATGCTTATTGTACTTTGGGGTCTAGGCTCTATGTCTCATAGTCCTCTTGTATTTTGAAGTTTCATTAGTTAAAACTTGAGGGCAGCCACACCGGCtctttttcaacaaaaaaaaaaacaaaacaaaacaaaaaataataataataaaaaaaccaCACAAAATAATTGGAACAAAAATTGATGCTAAAATTAGTTAGTACATAAGAGCCATAACATATGACAtagaaattacaaaaataaatCTATCAAAATTAGTGTGTACCTCTACATTAAAAAACAAATAGGCTTTTATTcatcttattttttatttcttcaattCCTTGATGAgttgcactctctctctctctctcagagtaAACAACCAGTACTTTCCAAATCATAGCGTATCACAACTACAAATAAGCGGTTGATCCAAAGCTTTACCAAAATATTCCAAAACCGTCTCAATACAATTAGGAATGAGATATCTCTCCTTCAAAGCAAATGAAAGGTGGCCTTCTTTGGGAACAAAGTCTCTCAACAAATCCTATCTTATCAAAAAAAACTACAACCCATCCTAAAAGCCACCGCTGCCATTTGTTATGCCTTGAGTAATCTCCAAGCTTCCttccttcctttcttcttcctctgttcttctctgtttttcaaGCTTTTTTCCTTCCTCCCATGGAGAAACTCCAATACGGCTTGGTGCTAACTGTGTCTGTAGTCGCCTCCCTCGGCGTTGTCTCCTTCGTTTCATGCATAGCCGCTGAGATTAAGAGAACAAGGGTACGTAATTTGCTTAACTCAAAACTAATCGTTTGTTTTTAATCAGGGGTTAATTTCTTCAGTTCTGGTAATTGTAATTTGCAGGAGGATGAGATCAAGTTGGTTGGAAGACTCTGTAAATTGCCGGGAAGTCACGCATTTGGGTTCGGAATTGCAGCATTGATCTGTTTAATTGTGGCTCAGGTGGTCGGAAATTTGGTAGTAATATGCAGTCATTTTTGTtcaagagagaagaagagtagCGGTTCGAAAGCCAAACAACCAATGATTTTGATTGCTCTTCTGTTCATCTCTTGGTAGGTTCTCCATCCAGTCCTCTCGTACCTAATTCTTAATTGATTTTACAGCTTATCAACTCGAACAACTTTTAAACCATAGCATCAAACCCGAAACTAATCGACCGTCTCTGGTATCATCGTTTAGTTAGTACATTCCACTCAAAACTAACTGATTTATATTAAAGTTAGCATGATGAAAATTAAGTTTAGGGCATTCTAACAGACTCTAAATTTCCAACCTCGATATATGTTATGTCCGAGTATTTTATAACCAAAAAATATATTGTTCATTATGAGGTAAAACCTCATCAGGGAAGGCCACAAGTAGTTCTGCAcctgttttctattttttatcgATGTGGGTGAGGATCATCATTAAACCTCCCCAAGTTGAGATGGTTTTGGTGGGAGaacaaataatttaaaatttttaggaacatggacaCAGCTGGAACTGTCTCAATTTCATAATCACTCTCCAATctgttaattaaataaagaaagaatgATTTTGAAATGACCAATGTTTGCAGGATGAGCTTTGTAATGGCAGTGACATTGATAAGCACAGCTACTAGCATGAGCAGAAAGCAATCCTATggagaaggatggcttgatggtgAATGCTACCTGGTCAAACAAGGAATCTATATTGGTTCAGGAATACTGGTCCTGATTACTGTTGGTTCCACACTAGGCTTAGTGATCATAACTATGAGGAAGAGTCAAGTTGAAGAAGGCTTCAAAGGAGAGCAAAGCAAGCTGAACACCAAGTTGTAGATTAGATTCTTAACATTAAGAGACTTCTTTTTGTAAAGACAGAGGGGGTATGATCCTCGAACTAGATTCCCCTAGGCGACGTGACAGCAATACCAAACACACATGTATAGCCAAAATTACCAGAGAATTTATAATTCTTACTTTAATAAAAATTGAGACACAAAGGGCATGATTATTAGTATCAACTCCGTTAGTGCTGCATATCTAGATATTTGTACCAAAATTCAATTCCAAATGACATGAGATCTAATCAAGTGTATAACACATCATCGCTTCAAAAATTGTTTTCAAAGAAGTTATGGTAACACATCATGTTGTACTAGGATTTGGTAGTCCATCAACTTATGTTTTAAATTTGGTATGTGACGACTATTATAGTTTTTTGACTAGCTTGGGTGCCAAACGTGTTGGGACACAACACGTTAGATGCAAAAGGAGTATTTTTTCAAAGTGAAGGAAattcttcttttgttgtttttaattAGGGTGGTTGAACTGGATAGTGCAAACCACCGACGAACCCACCAATGAAAACCAGTATTAACTTACAAGCCTCCGATTAGGTAATTGATGTTCTTTATCTCTGGGAATATTTTCCTCTGGGACAGAAATTAACAATTCAGGGATTCGCAAATCAAAGAGCATAAAGGGATTTATAAACAAATGAGAGCCATAAGTGGAGAGAAATAATTAAGTGAAAGGTTAAACTAGCAATTCTAAGAAATCTTATGTAAGATGCTAACCAACTCCAATAGCTAACAGTGATTTGCAGTTTGAAATGTCTGATGTAGTTCATACATTTATATGGTAATGAgataatgaaaaaagaaatggtctttctaaatgtacccagcaaatatctaagtaTTCCCAGCAAATTTTTACACTCAGTAAGTATTTCTataatgttaaaggaaaaacatattgtgtgccttcgtcaaagtgattgacggagagggaatcaagcaattactgATTAACAttaatcagcatggattacgaaccaatcagtagttaatgttatcattgtaattgttctttccattgtaattctctctctatataaaggggttatgaaatgaaatgagtagaccaattccaatccatttttactttaacacgttatcagcacgctcaaagcaaaaagccaagaaaaaaccctagaagaaaaaaaaaatttcttcttttctgccgcccaaacaatcaaaaaaaaaattaattaaatttccaGATCGGCCTCCTCCTCTCCGGCCCCCCCTGCCTGCGCAGCTCAGCCCCGATCGCTGCCCAGCCCTGCACTGCGGTCGCTACCACCAGAACCTCATCTGCTCCTCCTCACCTGCAGAACCAGACCCGATCTCGATCTCGACCTCGACCTCAATGATCTCGATTTGCCCCGTCTCGAATTCCGGCAACCTTCAGCTACCTGCCCAGATCACCGGCATTCATCTTCAGACGACCAGCAGGTTCTTTCGGCGATCCGATCTGCCCCTACTTCGCACACTCCGACCCGACCTCGGCGCAGCCCACAGCCGGCCAACCTCAGCGTGGCTCCTCGCAACAGCCAGCCTGCAAACCGTGCCAGCACGCTACTCAGCCCGACCCAGAAGACCGGCCGCGCTACTACCCCTTCCACGGACGCCTCCGAGGTGCTGCCCTTGAGACTCACCGATCTCGGGCCGGATTCCTCTTCGGATTTCGACGTCACTTCACTCGTCTGCACCGACAACCCGGCTCCGGAAGACCGACGCAGCTGGACGACCCGGTTGCTGCCCTCGACCCGATTCGGGTCCATTTCCAATTGGGTTGTTGACccaatctgaaaaaaaaaaaaaaaaaaaaaaaaaaaaaaaaaaaaaaaaacaggccacttggcccagaaaaaaaaaaaaaaaaaaaaaaaaaaaaaacagaaataaaaaaagagagaaaagaagaataaaagaaaaaaaaacaaaaagaggtgATCCGGCCCAAAGTAATAGCcggtccaaagaaaaaaaaatagaggccCTGCAGCCCagacacacaaaaaaaaaatgaaaataagaaCAAGGCCCGTGGCCTACTATTGAAATGAaaaggaagcggcccagttttctGAAgctcaaaaacatcgctacgcacgcctgcatcaacacgcgcgtgcgctaggattgttttattttctcgcaactaagtatgttctcttttatttattttcatactatggtatattttcattatttataattagaacttttgagcatgtttagttagataattttgatctttttaagcatgttttgttgtttatgttttacataattatgtttaagcatgttttaattatgctatagtttatactttattttttgaacatgccatatatatcttgttatatattatttatgcaattgtgagcatgttttatgaattttatttactcttatataattattcatacgcatgtctttatattatgctattatttatattttattttacgcataatatattattgctatcattatgtgtaacatatattttggtatatatttgtgaaatttgagcatgcaatgtatttttattttaatatatgctatattttcattatttattacgtgctatgattatttttaatgcaacatatcaatatcgtttggccatgataatgcaaattcatgcgcattatacactcacttactgtgataaagtattttcacatagcatcgaaaaaaatgtgaccattacgaatcttggtcttgaaatctaattcatatgtttggaaaataatttacgtggatgtctttatgactgcgtaatttatatcttctctcttgttttatgtagatggctgatccaactcaacctgagtttgacatcttggactcagaaggacttgagtaccatcgttgggtttccgatatggaaactgcctttgtggcaaaagactacactgccaccattactgatcccaaagatgatgaactatctaataaggtgaaagcagatgccttaatttttctgaggcgacatattgatcctagcctacgctgggagtatctccagttgaagacacccaaagcactgtgggatacccttaaaggacgttttgggaacattcatgacactttactcccagaactagctattcagtggaatggaatccgcttgcttgactataaaaaggtcaatgacttcaacaaggacatatTGCGCTTAAAAGCAAgtctcaatttttgtggaagggaaatcacagaagatgatatgatctacaagactcttaccacctttcctaattcagcttttctactagcgaaccagtatcagttggattatgacaacaaaagaatcacaaccttcaataagttgataagcctactgcaagtggctgagagacaaaataagattctcttgaataacaatgccaggcccactgggacaaagaaaatttccgaggctaattatggaaaaatgaaaggtggaaataactccaatgcaagggggtttagacgtgctgatccctacccacgtggcaacaatgcaccacgtggaaagggacatggggatcatggaaacaagatgccaaaggaaagagttgacaatgaaccatgctataggtgtggattcattgggcattggtacaagaactgccaagcaaacaacagagtagcagccaattacaagaggtatagagagtctacagaacaagtggctcactatatggaagaaggaggtcatgacctagacgtcaaccttacagttgcagactccaatggcaaagaggaacttgctaagtcaatggatgctctcaatcttgactgatctgctttattcattttattttccaaagacagttgtgcaggcataatgcctcatttttaattagactattgtttggtcttaaagtttattttcaatcatggattgatgaataagatttctgaacaagaccttgatttgattatcgttggcttattaataaattttgaattttattctgaagcactgaatttattcaaatttacttactacacatattttcatggttcgacatagcactataaagatgtaaagcaatacatctagagaaaaattattagaatgaaaagaataccattctacgcaaatagaaatactctaaagaatatgagttatattttctaaatacctcccatttatttgtaggaatgaatggaggagaatttgagtgcttagatgatagtgggactacccacacaatattaagaaataggcaattattcattgaactaatagcctataattcctctgtga contains these protein-coding regions:
- the LOC112180299 gene encoding protein MODIFYING WALL LIGNIN-2, with protein sequence MEKLQYGLVLTVSVVASLGVVSFVSCIAAEIKRTREDEIKLVGRLCKLPGSHAFGFGIAALICLIVAQVVGNLVVICSHFCSREKKSSGSKAKQPMILIALLFISWMSFVMAVTLISTATSMSRKQSYGEGWLDGECYLVKQGIYIGSGILVLITVGSTLGLVIITMRKSQVEEGFKGEQSKLNTKL